A single window of Cryptococcus neoformans var. neoformans JEC21 chromosome 3 sequence DNA harbors:
- a CDS encoding small GTPase, putative, which produces MATTRNIKCVVVGDGAVGKTCLLISYTTNAFPGEYVPTVFDNYSSQVIVDGMTVSLGLWDTAGQEDYDRLRPLSYPQTDVFLLCFSVVSPASFENVRTKWYPEIQHHSPGTPIILVGTKLDLRDDPMQIEKLRERRQAPIGYSQGSSMANDIKAAKYLECSALTQKNLKSVFDEAIRTVLNPNRRAGKAKKSSGCLVM; this is translated from the exons ATGGCTACTACTAGAAACATCAAGT GTGTTGTCGTTGGCGACGGTGCCGTTGGAAAG ACATGTCTTCTTATCAGTTACACAACCAATGCTTTCCCGGGAGAATATGTCCCAACAGTTTTTGACAACTACTCGAGCCAGGTGATTGTAGATGGTATGACGGTATCTTTGGGACTGTGGGATACAGCCGGTCAAGAAGATTACGA CCGTCTTCGACCTTTATCCTACCCGCAGACTGatgtcttccttctctgctTTTCCGTCGTCTCCCCTGCTTCCTTTGAAAACGTCCGAACCAAA TGGTATCCTGAAATTCAGCACCATT cacCAGGAACTCCTATCATCCTTGTCGGTACCAAGCTCGATTTGAGAGACGACCCTATGCAGATTGAAAAACTGAGGGAACGAAGGCAAGCGCCCATTGGATATTCTCAA GGCTCATCTATGGCGAATGACATCAAGGCTGCCAAG TACCTCGAATGCTCGGCTTTGACGCAGAAGAACCTCAAGTCTGTTTTTGACGAGGCTATCCGGACGGTCC TCAACCCTAATCGACGAGCGGgcaaggcgaagaagagcagcgGATGTCTTGTCATGTAA